One window of Dehalobacterium formicoaceticum genomic DNA carries:
- the glgA gene encoding glycogen synthase GlgA — protein sequence MKVLFAIAEADPFIKTGGLGDVGGSLPRAINKQNGLLRVIMPKYSSIPQSFLKEMRYVISFNVDLAWRRQYCGLWELIYEGVHYYFIDNEYYFKRAGIYGYDDDGERFAFFNKAVLESLIRMSDFRPDIIHCNDWHTALIPMMLKEYYSSNPFYYGMKTIFTIHNLHHQGIFAKEILQDVLSLSPDSNGARNLEFHEAANYLKGALLYSDLITTVSPTYSEEILDPYYGEGLDAFLRQRKEDLCGILNGIDYEKYDPCLDPALVCHAPEAHWKKENKLHVQMLFNLPINDQVPVLAIISRLVEQKGLDLLSHIIRELMELDLQIVVLGTGDYKNEETFRYFAARYPEKLGIKFLFHEEWAHKIYAGADMLLMPSRFEPCGLSQMTAMRYGTIPIVRETGGLKDSVIPYDGKKDTGNGFTFGPYNAHELLYTVQKAVKLYHEDQVAWQGLVHRAMETDFSWDLSAQKYLEMYEALMVKM from the coding sequence ATGAAAGTACTTTTTGCTATTGCTGAAGCGGATCCTTTTATAAAAACCGGAGGACTGGGAGATGTGGGCGGCTCATTGCCCAGAGCTATTAATAAACAAAACGGACTGCTGCGTGTCATTATGCCTAAATATAGCTCTATCCCCCAATCTTTTTTAAAGGAAATGCGCTATGTGATTAGCTTCAATGTTGATTTGGCCTGGCGCAGACAATATTGCGGATTATGGGAACTTATTTATGAAGGGGTACATTATTATTTTATTGATAATGAATATTATTTTAAAAGAGCCGGAATTTATGGATATGACGATGATGGAGAAAGGTTTGCCTTTTTTAACAAGGCGGTGCTGGAGAGTTTGATTCGCATGTCGGATTTCCGCCCGGATATCATTCATTGCAATGATTGGCATACGGCGTTAATCCCCATGATGTTAAAAGAATATTATAGCAGCAATCCTTTCTACTATGGCATGAAAACGATTTTTACCATTCATAATTTGCATCATCAGGGGATCTTTGCCAAAGAAATTCTCCAGGATGTGCTGTCTCTGAGTCCGGATTCCAACGGAGCCCGCAATCTTGAATTTCATGAAGCGGCAAACTACCTGAAAGGAGCCTTGCTTTATTCTGATCTGATCACCACCGTAAGTCCTACTTATAGCGAGGAAATCCTGGATCCCTATTATGGGGAGGGTTTAGATGCCTTTCTCCGGCAAAGAAAAGAAGATCTCTGTGGTATTTTGAACGGCATTGATTATGAAAAATATGATCCTTGCCTGGACCCTGCTTTGGTTTGTCATGCTCCCGAAGCTCATTGGAAAAAGGAAAATAAACTCCATGTCCAAATGTTATTTAACCTGCCCATAAATGATCAGGTGCCCGTTCTGGCAATTATTTCCCGGCTGGTGGAGCAAAAAGGACTGGATCTCCTCAGTCATATCATCAGGGAGCTCATGGAGTTGGATCTTCAGATCGTGGTGCTGGGAACCGGAGATTATAAAAATGAAGAAACATTTCGTTATTTTGCAGCCCGTTATCCGGAAAAGCTGGGTATAAAATTTTTATTCCATGAGGAGTGGGCCCATAAAATATACGCCGGTGCCGATATGCTTCTCATGCCCTCCCGTTTTGAGCCTTGTGGATTGTCACAAATGACAGCCATGCGTTATGGGACCATTCCCATCGTACGGGAAACAGGGGGATTAAAGGATAGTGTCATTCCTTATGATGGGAAGAAGGATACCGGGAATGGTTTTACCTTTGGCCCTTACAATGCCCATGAACTCCTTTATACGGTACAAAAAGCGGTAAAACTGTATCATGAGGATCAAGTAGCTTGGCAAGGTCTGGTGCATCGGGCCATGGAAACCGATTTCAGCTGGGATCTGTCTGCCCAAAAATATCTTGAAATGTACGAAGCATTAATGGTCAAGATGTGA
- a CDS encoding bifunctional glycogen debranching protein GlgX/4-alpha-glucanotransferase codes for MLNPKVYHDSHASFYRHPFGAVPVGTELVLRMEIISRELPDHCFLRLWGSEDQYREIPMEWKEEVAGLHDYSRVYEVRFKMPEDPGLVWYSFRIQTGQQVYYYGNNQERLGGMGLLKKTELPAYQITVFIPNQVPKWYKEGVMYQIFVDRFRKGADDGAMNGSRRSIAMKQALLQMDWNDTPFYLKDEAGRITRWNFFGGNLTGVLEKLDYLESLGVSIIYFNPIFEAASNHKYDTADYLKIDGMFGDEEIFRRLVEEAGKRGIAIILDGVFSHTGANSIYFDKCGYFNQEGAFQSPDSPYASWYNISEDEAYECWWGVEDLPNVNEMEPSYQEFIFGGKDSVVRHWINAGVKGWRLDVVDELPDEFVKKLRQGVKETDPEAVLIGEVWEDASNKVSYGKLREYFWGEELDSAMNYPLRSIFLDYLLGTIKAVQVHNRVMSLYENYPRENFLAAMNVMGSHDRKRALTILGEAPSGEEFSEREKEGYRLPPAKKELGVKRLKLLSLLQMTFPGVPCVYYGDEAGMEGYTDPYNRGPYPWGKEDQELLSWYRRMIRMRREYPIFQECQFFSFYQGQDVYGYSLRGEGEGVFVLVNRHLSEERTIEPDFGADIGKGNQSLILDLLAGTTIDQSETFLIPPLTGRVIYYKELPAGRKEEFILPVGCGVLLHITSLPSPWGVGDFGQEAYQFADFLSSAGQTIWQVLPLHPPGFGHSPYQSFSAFAGNELFIDTGHLVSEGLLKQEEVAEGLENIHESRGHHFQVDFSSAEDCKDKLFRKALRRFKLALSRKKKRSLPSAYLQPENYANFQQEHQHWLEDYCLYAALKKFFKGQPWYLWEPEIRDRQEEALAYYRKKLVRDMEYHCFLQYTFFTQWQQLKDYCQEKGISILGDLPIYVSHDSADTWVHRHLFALDDAGQPLKMAGVPPDYFSPEGQLWGNPIYRWDEMAREDYAWWIARIRHSIRLYDYFRLDHFRGFEGYWAVPGGEKTAASGFWYKGPGLGFFEALHNELGELPFIAEDLGVITPEVHNLKHLCGFPGMLVYQFSHQEMVDREPKKRSTLETADSESEYREPVTEKTDKVYKNIVYYTGTHDNDTLAGWCQDQKEDCSVPAIIEELYQSDAAWVIIPLQDLLRLGKEHRMNTPGTAEGNWTWRMDPTLLTEEIKRWLGKLAADR; via the coding sequence ATGTTAAATCCGAAGGTCTATCATGATTCCCATGCATCTTTTTACCGCCATCCTTTTGGAGCAGTCCCCGTGGGAACAGAATTGGTGTTGAGAATGGAGATCATATCCCGGGAACTTCCGGATCATTGCTTTTTGCGTTTATGGGGAAGTGAAGATCAGTACCGGGAGATTCCCATGGAGTGGAAGGAAGAGGTTGCTGGATTACATGATTATAGCCGGGTCTATGAAGTGCGGTTTAAAATGCCGGAGGATCCGGGCTTAGTCTGGTATTCTTTCCGGATCCAAACCGGTCAGCAGGTTTATTATTACGGCAATAACCAGGAAAGGTTGGGGGGCATGGGGCTTTTAAAGAAAACCGAGCTTCCGGCCTATCAAATTACTGTTTTTATCCCCAATCAAGTACCCAAATGGTATAAAGAAGGGGTTATGTATCAGATTTTTGTCGACCGTTTTCGGAAGGGAGCGGATGATGGTGCCATGAACGGCTCCCGCCGGAGTATTGCTATGAAACAGGCCTTACTCCAAATGGATTGGAATGATACCCCTTTCTATCTTAAGGATGAGGCGGGGCGGATTACCAGGTGGAACTTTTTTGGCGGGAATTTGACCGGTGTCCTGGAAAAATTAGATTATCTGGAAAGCTTAGGTGTGAGCATCATCTACTTTAACCCTATTTTCGAAGCAGCCAGCAATCATAAATATGATACGGCAGACTATTTAAAAATCGACGGCATGTTTGGTGATGAAGAGATCTTTCGCCGCTTGGTAGAGGAGGCTGGAAAAAGAGGCATTGCCATTATTTTGGATGGTGTCTTTAGTCATACCGGCGCCAATAGTATTTACTTTGATAAATGCGGTTATTTCAACCAAGAGGGTGCATTTCAGTCTCCTGATTCTCCCTATGCCTCCTGGTATAATATTTCGGAGGATGAAGCATATGAATGCTGGTGGGGAGTGGAGGATTTACCCAATGTGAATGAGATGGAGCCCTCCTATCAAGAGTTTATTTTTGGCGGGAAAGACTCGGTAGTGCGCCATTGGATCAATGCGGGCGTGAAAGGCTGGCGTCTCGATGTCGTAGATGAACTGCCGGACGAATTTGTTAAAAAGCTCCGTCAAGGGGTAAAAGAGACGGACCCTGAAGCCGTTTTGATCGGAGAGGTATGGGAGGATGCTTCCAATAAGGTAAGTTACGGCAAGCTGAGGGAGTATTTTTGGGGGGAAGAATTGGATAGTGCCATGAATTATCCTCTGCGCAGCATCTTTCTGGATTATCTTCTGGGGACCATTAAGGCTGTTCAGGTTCATAACAGAGTAATGAGTCTTTACGAAAATTATCCCAGAGAGAATTTTTTGGCGGCCATGAATGTCATGGGCAGTCATGACCGGAAAAGAGCCTTAACCATACTGGGAGAGGCGCCTTCGGGAGAAGAATTTTCGGAAAGGGAAAAAGAAGGGTATCGTTTACCCCCGGCAAAGAAAGAACTGGGCGTGAAAAGATTGAAGCTGCTCTCCCTGCTCCAGATGACTTTCCCCGGGGTTCCTTGTGTTTATTATGGGGATGAAGCGGGGATGGAGGGTTATACCGACCCATATAATCGGGGACCCTATCCCTGGGGTAAGGAGGATCAGGAACTTTTATCCTGGTACCGTCGTATGATCCGCATGCGCCGGGAATATCCGATTTTTCAGGAATGTCAGTTTTTCTCATTTTACCAGGGACAGGATGTCTACGGTTATTCCTTGCGGGGAGAGGGGGAAGGGGTTTTTGTTCTCGTCAATCGCCATCTTTCAGAGGAAAGAACCATAGAACCAGACTTTGGTGCCGATATCGGAAAAGGGAATCAGTCCTTAATATTAGATCTTTTAGCCGGGACAACCATCGATCAATCTGAAACCTTCCTTATTCCGCCTCTTACCGGACGGGTGATTTATTACAAGGAATTGCCGGCAGGGAGGAAGGAAGAGTTTATTTTACCCGTGGGGTGCGGTGTTTTACTCCATATCACTTCCTTACCTTCCCCTTGGGGGGTGGGGGATTTTGGTCAGGAAGCGTACCAATTTGCAGATTTTCTGAGCTCGGCAGGTCAAACCATTTGGCAGGTTCTGCCCCTTCATCCTCCCGGTTTCGGTCATTCTCCCTATCAGAGTTTTTCCGCTTTTGCGGGAAATGAGCTTTTCATTGATACCGGACATTTGGTGTCAGAAGGATTACTGAAGCAGGAAGAGGTGGCAGAAGGGCTGGAGAACATTCATGAAAGCCGGGGCCATCACTTTCAGGTAGATTTTTCCTCAGCTGAGGACTGCAAGGACAAGCTTTTCCGTAAAGCGCTGCGCCGCTTTAAATTGGCATTGAGCAGAAAGAAGAAAAGAAGCCTTCCTTCAGCGTATCTTCAGCCGGAAAACTACGCAAATTTTCAACAGGAACATCAACACTGGTTGGAGGACTATTGTCTTTATGCCGCTTTGAAAAAGTTTTTTAAAGGACAGCCCTGGTATTTATGGGAACCGGAAATACGGGACAGGCAGGAGGAAGCCCTGGCCTACTATCGCAAAAAATTAGTAAGGGATATGGAGTATCATTGTTTTCTCCAATATACTTTTTTCACCCAATGGCAGCAATTAAAAGATTATTGTCAGGAAAAAGGGATTTCCATTTTGGGGGACTTGCCCATCTATGTTTCTCATGACAGTGCCGATACCTGGGTCCATCGGCATCTCTTTGCTCTGGATGATGCAGGGCAGCCTCTGAAGATGGCCGGTGTTCCCCCGGATTATTTTTCTCCCGAAGGACAACTATGGGGCAACCCGATTTATCGATGGGATGAAATGGCCCGGGAGGACTATGCCTGGTGGATAGCAAGGATCAGACATAGCATTCGTCTCTATGATTATTTCCGCCTCGATCATTTCCGGGGGTTTGAAGGATATTGGGCGGTGCCTGGGGGAGAAAAAACAGCAGCATCCGGTTTTTGGTATAAGGGACCGGGGCTGGGATTCTTTGAAGCTTTGCATAATGAACTGGGAGAGTTGCCTTTTATTGCAGAAGATTTAGGTGTCATTACCCCAGAGGTTCATAATCTAAAGCATTTATGCGGCTTTCCCGGCATGTTGGTATATCAGTTTTCCCATCAGGAGATGGTTGATAGGGAGCCGAAGAAAAGGTCAACTTTGGAGACAGCGGATTCAGAGTCAGAGTACAGGGAGCCTGTTACCGAAAAGACAGACAAAGTCTACAAAAATATTGTTTATTACACAGGTACCCACGATAATGATACCTTGGCCGGATGGTGCCAGGACCAGAAGGAGGACTGCTCTGTGCCCGCCATTATTGAAGAACTCTATCAAAGCGATGCCGCCTGGGTGATCATCCCCCTGCAGGATCTCTTGCGGCTGGGGAAAGAACACAGAATGAATACCCCCGGTACCGCAGAGGGGAATTGGACCTGGCGCATGGATCCTACCCTTTTGACAGAAGAAATCAAAAGATGGCTAGGCAAACTGGCTGCTGACAGATAA
- the ispE gene encoding 4-(cytidine 5'-diphospho)-2-C-methyl-D-erythritol kinase: MESVELLAPAKINLSLDVIGQRENGYHNVRMVMQSISLADQVRVTKKNQGITITSNVANIPLNENNIAVKAWKTMAHNFHLSGGIQIHLEKRIPVEAGLAGGSSNAAAVLKAVNLLYDLRLPASNLAEIGQSLGADVAYCIEGGIALAEGIGEILTPLPTLPEAWMVLVNPGFGVSTKEVYQALNYQEVSHHPDTECLVQAIKKGDWRTVADQMVNVLEEVTVEKYPQVGEIKKALSDAGLFSLMSGSGPTVFGIAETKEKAIEAGKKMQDQWKTVLVAHTV, encoded by the coding sequence ATGGAATCAGTTGAACTTTTGGCTCCGGCCAAAATTAATCTGTCACTTGATGTGATCGGACAGAGAGAAAATGGCTATCATAATGTGCGCATGGTGATGCAATCCATTAGTTTGGCGGATCAGGTACGGGTGACCAAAAAAAATCAGGGCATCACCATTACTTCCAACGTGGCCAATATTCCTTTAAATGAAAACAACATTGCGGTTAAGGCGTGGAAAACTATGGCACATAACTTTCATTTATCAGGAGGAATCCAGATCCATTTGGAAAAAAGGATTCCTGTGGAAGCGGGTTTAGCCGGAGGCAGCAGTAATGCGGCTGCGGTATTAAAAGCGGTGAACCTCCTGTATGACTTGCGCCTTCCCGCCTCTAACCTGGCTGAAATCGGGCAATCCTTAGGCGCTGATGTTGCTTATTGTATTGAGGGCGGAATTGCTCTGGCGGAAGGGATTGGGGAAATCCTGACGCCCCTTCCGACATTACCGGAAGCATGGATGGTTCTGGTTAATCCCGGATTTGGGGTATCTACGAAGGAAGTCTATCAAGCATTGAACTATCAGGAGGTTTCCCATCATCCGGACACGGAGTGCCTGGTCCAGGCAATCAAAAAAGGAGATTGGCGTACCGTTGCCGATCAAATGGTGAATGTGTTAGAGGAAGTAACTGTGGAAAAGTATCCCCAGGTCGGGGAAATCAAAAAGGCTTTGTCGGATGCCGGTCTTTTTTCCTTAATGTCAGGCAGCGGACCAACTGTCTTCGGTATTGCCGAAACCAAAGAAAAAGCTATTGAGGCCGGAAAAAAGATGCAGGATCAATGGAAGACTGTGCTCGTGGCGCATACAGTATAA
- a CDS encoding lipoyl(octanoyl) transferase LipB: MHRYLQIVNLGKKEFGDFYKINHRFWLQRLANDINDSLIFVDHPHVIIVGNQGNSTEIKLPYAMARREDMPVSQTDWDGEMTYRGPGQLVIYPVMHLLRQGLTMDELMQKMENIFIILLHQYGIQAHILPGGIIAVDGCKIGSIDLEERQKVTRFSMVLNVNPRLSLLRMLQLEDNQAKGVTSMYHQLKKKVDVRQLKMHFISKFEEEFGYTMEDSSASLFA, encoded by the coding sequence ATGCACAGATATTTACAAATCGTCAATTTAGGCAAAAAGGAATTTGGAGATTTTTACAAAATTAATCATCGGTTTTGGTTGCAGCGTTTGGCCAACGATATCAATGATTCCTTAATTTTTGTCGATCATCCCCATGTGATCATTGTGGGGAATCAAGGGAATTCAACAGAAATTAAGCTTCCCTATGCCATGGCGCGGCGAGAGGATATGCCTGTTTCTCAGACAGACTGGGACGGTGAAATGACCTATCGTGGACCGGGACAGTTGGTTATCTATCCCGTCATGCATTTACTGCGCCAAGGACTTACGATGGATGAATTGATGCAAAAGATGGAAAATATTTTTATTATTTTACTTCATCAATATGGGATTCAGGCCCATATCCTACCGGGAGGCATCATTGCGGTTGATGGATGTAAAATTGGCTCTATTGATTTGGAAGAACGGCAAAAGGTGACACGCTTTAGTATGGTGCTTAATGTTAACCCTCGTCTTTCCCTGCTGCGTATGCTTCAATTGGAGGACAATCAGGCAAAGGGTGTTACCTCTATGTATCATCAGTTAAAGAAAAAGGTGGACGTGAGACAGCTAAAGATGCATTTCATCAGTAAGTTTGAAGAAGAATTTGGTTATACCATGGAAGATTCCTCTGCTTCTTTATTTGCATAA
- a CDS encoding nucleotidyltransferase family protein, protein MITVDGIILAGSSKEDKLGESCKALIDIGGRPMVSYVLDVLKSSPSVKNIVVAGPRMELNRLFGGIDRTTVVSEGESLIDSLMNALEALQPQGNVLIATGDIPLLTREALDDFLKRCSKKLADVYYPIVPKEANERIYPGIKRTYIRFKEGTFTGGNLFLVNPQVVAAAAGKARAFVEKRKSPLALAQLVGWKFLIKFLFHTATLAETEALVSRIFGIKGGVIISPYPEVGIDVDKPSDLTLVRNALEKHIAPGKE, encoded by the coding sequence TTGATCACGGTAGACGGTATCATACTTGCAGGCAGTTCGAAGGAGGACAAGCTGGGAGAATCTTGTAAAGCCCTGATTGATATCGGGGGGCGCCCTATGGTTTCCTATGTCCTTGATGTGCTGAAAAGCTCACCCTCAGTTAAAAATATCGTTGTGGCTGGACCCCGGATGGAGTTGAACCGTCTTTTTGGCGGGATAGACCGGACAACAGTCGTATCAGAGGGAGAAAGCCTTATTGATAGCCTGATGAATGCTTTGGAAGCTCTTCAACCTCAGGGCAATGTGCTTATTGCTACTGGAGATATCCCCCTTTTGACCAGAGAGGCCTTGGACGACTTTTTAAAAAGATGCTCTAAAAAGCTGGCGGATGTTTATTATCCCATCGTGCCTAAAGAAGCCAATGAGCGTATTTATCCCGGCATAAAAAGAACTTATATCAGGTTTAAGGAAGGAACTTTTACCGGGGGCAATTTGTTTTTGGTCAATCCTCAGGTTGTGGCAGCAGCTGCCGGCAAAGCCCGTGCTTTTGTGGAGAAACGGAAATCGCCCTTGGCTTTGGCCCAACTGGTGGGATGGAAATTTTTAATTAAATTTCTTTTCCATACTGCGACCTTGGCAGAAACGGAAGCGTTGGTTTCCCGTATTTTTGGCATCAAAGGTGGGGTGATTATTTCCCCATATCCGGAAGTGGGCATAGATGTGGATAAACCCAGTGATTTAACTCTGGTCAGGAATGCTTTGGAAAAACATATTGCGCCGGGAAAGGAATGA
- a CDS encoding GntR family transcriptional regulator translates to MRRKLLPVNLESYRPLGDIVFETIREAIISGYLRPGERLMEVQLAEEMGVSRTPVREAIRKLEQEGFLVIVPRKGAYVAGISLKDIADVFEIRASMESLAAGLAAQRITEEELNTLKDMVVSFAESADHHDLKDIVHTDTDFHDIIYKASRNERLIPIINNLREQIQRYRATSLAFPGRIKITVEEHRKMVEAISNKNVVLAQNLARAHVENSMDSMLVALKSSNQLSGQKNEE, encoded by the coding sequence ATGAGACGCAAATTATTACCGGTAAATTTAGAAAGTTATCGTCCTCTTGGTGATATTGTCTTTGAAACCATCCGTGAAGCCATAATTTCCGGATATTTAAGACCGGGAGAAAGATTGATGGAAGTGCAATTGGCGGAAGAAATGGGTGTCAGCCGTACACCCGTGCGGGAAGCGATCAGGAAATTAGAACAGGAAGGTTTTTTGGTGATTGTGCCAAGAAAAGGCGCTTATGTCGCGGGAATTTCCTTGAAGGATATCGCCGATGTTTTTGAAATCAGGGCTTCCATGGAATCTCTGGCAGCAGGCTTGGCCGCACAACGCATCACGGAAGAAGAACTAAATACCCTCAAGGATATGGTGGTTTCTTTTGCAGAATCTGCGGATCATCATGATCTCAAAGATATCGTGCATACAGATACCGATTTTCATGATATCATATATAAGGCAAGCCGTAATGAACGGTTAATTCCGATTATCAATAATTTAAGGGAACAGATCCAGAGGTATCGGGCAACCTCCTTAGCTTTTCCGGGACGTATCAAGATCACAGTGGAAGAACACCGGAAAATGGTGGAGGCAATCTCAAACAAAAATGTTGTCCTGGCCCAGAATTTAGCCCGTGCTCATGTGGAAAATTCCATGGATAGTATGTTGGTGGCTTTGAAAAGCAGCAATCAGTTGAGTGGACAAAAGAATGAAGAATGA
- the glnA gene encoding type I glutamate--ammonia ligase, which produces MARYNRDDIFRMVKEQNVQFIRLQFTDIFGVLKNVAITVNQLEKALDGELMFDGSSIDGFVRIEESDMYLRPDIDSWVTFPWHSGEGAVGRFICDVHKSDGTPFEGDPRVILQKVLAEAAEMGYTMNVGPECEFFLFQTDEKGRPTLITHDNAGYFDLTPVDLGENARRDMVINLEDMNFEIEASHHEVAPGQHEIDFKYADALTAADNIQTFKFVVRTIAQRHGLHATFMAKPIFGINGSGMHVNQSLFKNGQNAFYDPQGELELSMDAYYYIGGLMQHARGMAAVTNPTVNSYKRLVPGYEAPVYVAWSGQNRSPLIRIPAKRGVSTRVEMRNPDPSCNPYLAIAVMLKAGLDGIKNKITPPPAVNLNIYEMNQKEKDDLAINSLPGSLEEAVKELKNDAVIMDALGNHAMDRFVEAKTLEWDEYRTKVSRWEIDQYLTKF; this is translated from the coding sequence ATGGCAAGGTATAACAGAGATGATATTTTTCGTATGGTTAAAGAGCAGAATGTCCAGTTTATTCGCCTGCAGTTTACCGATATTTTTGGAGTTTTGAAGAATGTAGCTATTACTGTGAACCAATTAGAAAAAGCTCTGGATGGGGAATTGATGTTTGACGGGTCCTCAATTGACGGCTTTGTGCGTATCGAGGAATCAGATATGTACCTGAGACCGGACATCGACAGTTGGGTGACCTTTCCCTGGCATTCAGGGGAAGGAGCAGTAGGACGCTTTATTTGTGATGTTCATAAATCGGATGGAACACCTTTTGAGGGTGACCCCAGGGTGATTCTGCAAAAGGTGCTGGCGGAAGCGGCTGAAATGGGCTATACCATGAATGTGGGCCCGGAATGTGAGTTTTTCCTGTTCCAAACGGATGAAAAAGGCCGTCCCACCCTGATCACCCATGATAATGCAGGATATTTTGATTTAACCCCGGTGGATTTAGGGGAAAATGCCCGGCGGGATATGGTTATTAATTTAGAAGATATGAATTTTGAAATTGAAGCTTCTCATCATGAAGTAGCACCGGGACAGCATGAAATAGATTTTAAATATGCGGATGCTTTAACAGCAGCGGACAATATTCAGACCTTTAAATTTGTAGTGCGTACCATCGCTCAGCGGCACGGTCTTCATGCCACCTTTATGGCCAAACCTATTTTTGGGATTAATGGCTCCGGCATGCATGTCAATCAGTCTCTCTTTAAAAACGGGCAAAACGCTTTTTATGACCCACAGGGGGAATTAGAGCTTTCCATGGACGCCTATTATTATATCGGCGGTTTAATGCAACATGCCCGGGGCATGGCTGCGGTGACCAATCCCACGGTGAATTCCTATAAAAGATTGGTGCCGGGTTACGAAGCCCCGGTTTATGTGGCCTGGTCCGGACAAAACAGAAGCCCCTTGATCAGGATTCCGGCGAAGCGGGGTGTCTCCACCCGGGTGGAAATGAGAAATCCGGACCCCTCTTGTAATCCATATTTAGCCATCGCCGTGATGCTCAAGGCCGGATTGGATGGCATTAAGAATAAAATTACCCCGCCTCCTGCGGTCAATCTGAACATCTATGAAATGAACCAAAAGGAAAAAGATGATCTCGCCATAAACAGTTTACCGGGAAGCTTGGAAGAAGCTGTTAAGGAGCTAAAAAATGATGCGGTCATTATGGATGCCCTAGGCAACCATGCTATGGACCGTTTTGTGGAAGCCAAAACCTTGGAGTGGGATGAATATCGTACCAAGGTCAGCCGATGGGAAATTGATCAATATTTAACGAAGTTTTAA
- the dapF gene encoding diaminopimelate epimerase has translation MNFIKMHGLGNDFVMVNLMQEELHGDLAALARKVCHRHYGIGADGMILILPSEQADVKMRIINSDGSEAEMCGNGIRCLAKLVYEYKLVQTPFITVETLAGIMGTEVILDAGDQVQGIKVDMGEPRLLPESVPVLLPGKQAVAQGLNVDGNRVEVTAVSMGNPHCVIFVPDAAAAPVTTLGPILEKHPAFPAKTNVEFVEIINPGEVKMRIWERGAQETMACGTGACAVIVAGVLNNKTQREAVVHLKGGDLKIHWADNNHVFMTGPAVVVFEGRYFL, from the coding sequence ATGAATTTTATCAAGATGCATGGCTTGGGCAATGATTTTGTGATGGTCAACCTTATGCAGGAGGAACTCCACGGGGATCTCGCTGCCTTAGCCAGGAAAGTTTGCCATCGGCACTATGGCATCGGAGCTGACGGGATGATTTTGATCCTCCCTTCGGAGCAGGCAGACGTTAAAATGCGCATTATTAATAGTGACGGCAGTGAAGCAGAAATGTGCGGCAATGGGATTCGCTGTTTGGCTAAGCTGGTCTATGAGTATAAATTAGTTCAGACTCCCTTTATTACTGTAGAAACTTTGGCAGGGATCATGGGAACGGAAGTAATTTTAGATGCTGGGGATCAAGTACAGGGAATTAAGGTGGATATGGGGGAACCCCGGCTGCTGCCTGAATCCGTTCCTGTTTTGCTGCCGGGAAAACAAGCGGTTGCTCAAGGTTTAAATGTGGATGGGAACCGAGTAGAGGTGACAGCGGTTTCCATGGGTAATCCTCATTGTGTCATTTTTGTACCTGATGCAGCTGCTGCACCGGTCACAACCTTGGGACCGATATTGGAAAAACATCCGGCTTTTCCCGCCAAAACAAATGTGGAATTTGTGGAAATTATCAACCCCGGAGAGGTCAAAATGCGCATTTGGGAACGGGGCGCCCAAGAAACCATGGCTTGTGGTACCGGAGCCTGTGCTGTGATCGTGGCAGGTGTCCTTAATAACAAAACCCAGCGCGAGGCGGTGGTGCACTTAAAGGGCGGAGACCTTAAGATCCATTGGGCGGATAATAACCACGTATTCATGACAGGCCCGGCGGTGGTTGTATTTGAAGGCAGGTATTTTCTTTAA